Proteins encoded together in one Mercenaria mercenaria strain notata chromosome 18, MADL_Memer_1, whole genome shotgun sequence window:
- the LOC123538779 gene encoding cartilage matrix protein-like, whose translation MPCGLAKTDLVFILDSSTSVTEENFVRMLQFCKDIINSADTDGGSVRVGAMTFGSVTEVQFNLNSFSKKHYLFDAIDEMTRVSGNSNVADAIRAARKRMFTLENGDRPDAENVIMLLTDGLSNINSQLTIPEAKFAHLQGIHIYAIGIGLSDTREIEGIASEPWQENSFSIRNFEELSDLSESLYMSECQGKHNVRLTWVLLNV comes from the coding sequence ATGCCTTGTGGATTGGCAAAAACTGACCTTGTCTTCATATTGGACAGTTCAACAAGTGTCACAGAAGAAAACTTTGTTCGAATGCTTCAGTTTTGTAAAGACATTATAAATAGTGCTGATACAGATGGCGGAAGTGTCCGTGTAGGCGCAATGACTTTTGGCTCTGTAACGGAAGTGCAGTTTAATCTGAATTCGTTTTCAAAAAAACATTATCTTTTCGACGCAATTGATGAAATGACACGCGTTTCCGGGAATTCTAATGTCGCTGATGCTATTAGAGCCGCACGAAAACGAATGTTCACGCTTGAGAATGGCGATAGACCAGACGCTGAAAACGTTATTATGTTATTGACGGATGGACTTTCAAATATAAATTCGCAACTTACCATACCAGAAGCAAAATTTGCACACTTACAAGGAATACACATTTATGCTATTGGTATTGGTCTTTCTGACACACGTGAAATAGAAGGCATAGCCTCGGAACCATGGCAGGAGAATAGTTTTTCCATCAGGAATTTTGAGGAACTTTCCGATTTATCTGAAAGTTTATACATGTCTGAATGTCAAGGTAAACATAATGTAAGATTAACATGGGTCCTTCTTAACGTGTAG